From a single Planococcus shenhongbingii genomic region:
- a CDS encoding GNAT family N-acetyltransferase, whose protein sequence is MDFELTELGHDEFAYRLEENGALKAEITWTQMADVMVIEHTFVDESMRNQGLAKKLLDKAADYARDNQYKMEPVCSYAAVAFERYKEYDDVKV, encoded by the coding sequence GTGGATTTTGAACTAACGGAACTGGGACATGATGAATTTGCTTATCGCTTGGAAGAGAACGGTGCACTGAAAGCAGAAATTACATGGACACAAATGGCTGATGTAATGGTCATTGAACACACCTTTGTGGACGAATCCATGCGGAACCAGGGCCTTGCGAAAAAACTATTGGATAAAGCGGCAGATTATGCGCGTGACAACCAGTATAAAATGGAGCCTGTTTGTTCATATGCGGCAGTCGCTTTTGAACGCTACAAAGAATATGACGATGTCAAAGTTTAA
- a CDS encoding DUF4064 domain-containing protein, which yields MNGQRDVSRGGEKALGIIGIVFNILAIALIVFSILSFGNVQNNPEFRQYLEDQMLNDPALSTNPAEAQVLIDGLLASFGVVGWIIVGLLAISTVLALLAIAKLGRNRNPKLAGIFFIIAGLFAGLLSLTSILFYIAAIMCFVRKPRDNGRGVQDEETLRRENERLRDDNQNLHRDEQRLREKEDQLREKEEQLQRERQVRQTEQRLSEEDMVQREDLKRRADERLRKDSDDTPRRPL from the coding sequence ATGAACGGACAAAGAGATGTAAGTAGAGGCGGGGAAAAAGCGCTCGGCATCATTGGCATTGTTTTTAACATCTTGGCTATTGCACTTATCGTTTTTTCAATTTTGAGCTTTGGCAATGTCCAGAACAATCCGGAGTTCCGTCAGTATTTGGAAGATCAAATGCTGAATGACCCGGCATTATCTACAAATCCTGCAGAAGCTCAAGTGTTGATTGATGGATTGTTGGCAAGCTTTGGAGTAGTGGGATGGATCATCGTAGGGCTTTTGGCAATCAGTACCGTTCTTGCCTTATTAGCGATTGCGAAACTTGGAAGAAACCGAAATCCTAAATTAGCGGGGATTTTCTTTATTATCGCCGGTTTGTTTGCTGGGTTGCTGTCTCTCACATCGATTCTTTTCTATATTGCAGCAATTATGTGCTTTGTGCGCAAACCGCGCGATAATGGCAGAGGAGTTCAGGATGAGGAAACGCTGCGCCGTGAAAATGAGCGGCTTCGTGACGATAACCAAAACCTTCATCGGGATGAACAAAGGCTTCGTGAAAAAGAGGATCAGCTTCGTGAAAAAGAAGAACAACTTCAACGGGAACGGCAAGTACGCCAGACAGAACAGCGCCTGTCTGAAGAAGATATGGTACAGCGCGAAGATTTAAAGCGCCGTGCGGACGAGCGTCTTCGAAAGGATAGCGACGATACACCGCGCCGTCCTTTATAA
- a CDS encoding GNAT family N-acetyltransferase, which produces MIRAGTIEDIASVQEIAYISWNDTYEGIIPPPVQKSFLDKSYSTPMMEMRLKKTIVLLAMHENEPIGFANFTKVDQDGDSELIALYLKPEYQRNGYGRQLLNSGLSYLLDGSQLSVYVESENTKGRKFYEATGFKLVEEFEEFFEGHLLQTAKYVYDLKTPTL; this is translated from the coding sequence TTGATTCGTGCAGGCACGATTGAAGATATAGCATCAGTCCAGGAAATAGCTTATATTAGCTGGAACGATACTTATGAAGGCATTATCCCCCCTCCCGTCCAAAAAAGTTTTTTAGATAAATCATACTCAACCCCCATGATGGAGATGCGTTTAAAAAAGACGATTGTACTTTTGGCCATGCATGAAAATGAGCCCATCGGCTTTGCCAACTTTACTAAAGTCGACCAAGATGGCGACTCAGAGTTAATCGCCCTTTACCTGAAACCTGAATATCAGCGGAATGGATACGGCAGACAACTATTGAACAGTGGCCTTTCTTACTTGCTTGATGGTTCCCAGTTGTCAGTTTATGTAGAAAGCGAAAACACAAAAGGCCGAAAGTTTTACGAAGCCACGGGATTCAAACTTGTCGAGGAATTTGAAGAGTTTTTTGAAGGCCATCTGCTGCAGACGGCTAAATATGTCTACGATTTGAAAACACCCACTTTATAA
- a CDS encoding GNAT family N-acetyltransferase, whose protein sequence is MNWDTYHFDELTAGKLYEFLKLRVDVFIVEQNCPYPELDDLDQESVHMAYMENGQTLAYARLVPAGVKYDLPSIGRVIVHPSARGRGLAKELITKAVDYILAEWQVNEIQLQGQVYLQSFYESFGFMPISEAYDEDGIPHVDMKFTKNKM, encoded by the coding sequence TTGAACTGGGATACCTATCATTTTGATGAATTGACAGCTGGAAAACTATACGAATTCTTAAAGTTGCGTGTCGATGTGTTTATTGTGGAACAGAACTGCCCTTATCCGGAGTTGGATGATTTGGATCAAGAATCCGTTCATATGGCATATATGGAAAATGGACAAACTCTGGCTTATGCACGGCTCGTTCCGGCTGGAGTGAAATACGATTTGCCTTCAATCGGACGGGTAATTGTCCATCCTTCAGCAAGGGGTCGCGGATTAGCAAAAGAGCTTATCACAAAAGCGGTAGATTATATTCTAGCCGAATGGCAAGTGAACGAAATTCAATTGCAAGGCCAAGTATATTTGCAAAGTTTTTACGAGTCTTTTGGGTTTATGCCAATTTCAGAAGCATATGATGAAGATGGAATCCCGCATGTAGACATGAAATTCACGAAAAATAAAATGTAA
- a CDS encoding MFS transporter has product MRFFILIIIFFTFFDLFAQLPIISPFAVSLGATPFLTGIAVGMYSLSNIIGNILSGVISDKKGPYVILVTGLTSTGIVLFSYGLANDPYSLLAIRFFHGLAAGLTVPAAFTYLANNTVQHKRGKSVAISGAFVGLAAIIGPAFGAVYASRTSTPDMMAITGILLLSLGLAAFFLLKKQRTSQKAEPAKSEHDSNIAWNRGLLLAFSGAFFLMFSQGVLAYMLPLKVEGLNFKTEMSGLLLSTFGISAILVFLLPINRIFDRIHPLRTLIIGFLLMGSSLFLLSAVSNAFWMYATMCIYGIGFAFLFPSINSLLIDSTHPHSRGKAYGYFYAFFSLGVVGGSSFTGALELSPNEGFMVSGGLLLTVAAAATVFRRNNRH; this is encoded by the coding sequence GTGCGTTTTTTTATCTTGATCATCATCTTCTTCACTTTCTTTGACCTTTTTGCTCAATTGCCCATTATTAGCCCATTTGCAGTTTCCTTAGGTGCGACGCCCTTTTTAACTGGCATTGCCGTAGGCATGTACTCTTTATCCAATATTATTGGAAACATCCTGTCGGGTGTAATTTCTGACAAAAAAGGTCCTTACGTTATTCTGGTAACCGGTTTAACATCCACCGGTATTGTGCTGTTTTCTTATGGCTTAGCAAACGATCCTTACAGCTTGCTCGCCATCCGCTTTTTTCATGGCTTGGCCGCAGGGCTGACAGTGCCAGCCGCTTTTACTTACTTAGCCAATAACACCGTCCAGCACAAACGGGGCAAAAGCGTTGCCATTTCTGGAGCTTTTGTAGGGCTTGCCGCCATCATCGGCCCAGCCTTCGGTGCTGTTTATGCGAGCCGCACGAGCACTCCGGATATGATGGCTATCACCGGTATACTGCTTTTGTCTTTAGGCTTAGCGGCTTTCTTCCTTTTAAAGAAACAAAGAACTTCACAAAAAGCAGAGCCGGCAAAGTCCGAGCACGACTCTAACATAGCTTGGAACCGCGGATTGCTGTTGGCCTTTTCAGGAGCCTTTTTCCTGATGTTTTCACAAGGGGTCCTGGCTTATATGCTGCCATTAAAAGTGGAGGGCCTAAATTTCAAAACTGAAATGAGCGGCTTACTATTAAGCACTTTCGGCATTTCTGCCATCTTAGTATTCCTTCTCCCCATCAACCGGATTTTTGATCGAATTCATCCGCTTCGCACCTTGATCATCGGTTTTCTATTAATGGGAAGTTCGCTGTTTCTTCTGAGTGCGGTTTCCAATGCCTTCTGGATGTATGCCACCATGTGCATCTACGGAATCGGGTTCGCTTTTTTATTTCCTTCGATCAATTCACTGCTGATCGACTCAACTCATCCTCATTCTCGTGGAAAAGCTTACGGTTATTTTTATGCGTTTTTCTCATTGGGAGTAGTGGGTGGATCTAGTTTTACAGGGGCTCTGGAATTGAGCCCAAATGAAGGTTTTATGGTAAGTGGCGGATTATTGCTTACAGTAGCAGCAGCAGCCACTGTATTCAGAAGAAATAATCGGCATTAA
- a CDS encoding diacylglycerol/lipid kinase family protein, producing MKKAMFILNPSSGKEKASEYREDVIFTLETMGYQVDTRETEKQGDATLFSREAAEQKYDFVVAMGGDGTINEAVSGLAEQPHQPLFSLIPLGTVNDFARALGISLDPPEAIEALKSGSEKWVDIAKVGNRYFMNILALGQIAESTYEVSPEQKTRLGAFAYFVEGIKAITSEAEEYFTIEHDHGFWEGEAKLVLVALTNSVGGFEKLAPEALTDDGLLHVYIVENAALPAFVRIAGAMMIGKLEKDPAVEVIHTTKVSIDTREPMSCNIDGDEGCATPFLIEVLPRHIRALVPPDKEELSK from the coding sequence ATGAAAAAAGCCATGTTTATACTAAACCCATCTTCTGGCAAAGAGAAGGCGTCCGAGTATCGCGAAGATGTCATCTTTACATTAGAAACAATGGGGTATCAAGTAGATACACGAGAGACCGAAAAGCAAGGGGATGCCACATTGTTTTCAAGGGAAGCAGCGGAGCAGAAGTATGATTTTGTTGTGGCGATGGGAGGGGATGGCACTATAAATGAGGCGGTGTCAGGACTTGCGGAACAGCCCCATCAGCCATTGTTTTCCTTGATACCTCTTGGGACAGTGAACGACTTTGCCCGTGCCCTTGGGATATCACTGGATCCACCAGAAGCAATCGAAGCATTAAAGAGCGGTTCGGAGAAGTGGGTAGATATTGCCAAGGTAGGCAACCGATATTTTATGAATATATTGGCATTAGGGCAAATTGCAGAGTCGACTTATGAAGTATCTCCTGAGCAGAAAACAAGGCTCGGTGCGTTTGCTTATTTTGTTGAAGGGATCAAAGCCATTACGTCAGAGGCTGAAGAGTACTTTACAATTGAGCATGACCATGGATTTTGGGAAGGTGAAGCTAAACTGGTATTAGTGGCGCTCACTAACTCCGTTGGAGGGTTTGAAAAGCTTGCCCCGGAAGCATTGACAGATGATGGATTGCTGCATGTTTACATTGTTGAAAATGCGGCTTTGCCCGCATTTGTCCGTATTGCCGGTGCCATGATGATTGGCAAGCTTGAAAAAGATCCGGCTGTTGAAGTCATTCATACCACTAAAGTATCGATTGATACACGTGAACCGATGTCCTGCAATATTGACGGCGATGAGGGCTGCGCTACCCCATTCTTGATTGAAGTGCTTCCACGGCATATCCGGGCTCTAGTACCGCCGGACAAAGAAGAACTAAGCAAGTAA
- a CDS encoding helix-turn-helix domain-containing protein — MNIIAVPTIQETISKIFMNENETLSQYEGVEKFYEIETQLIYEIHHLEKERAKQTLRVLIDLIAVRSGKDTIRQVRNYYIVLSSVMARKLYEMRVPPKKAFAFNVACVELVENHMNDSEFLYVADELIEFFTSIISERKQPSFGHQTVNKVVMFINDEVERDLSVEDIAKHFSISTSHLSRIFREHAGITLVEYLNVRRVEESQYYLRHSDKGISDISKQFHFCNQSYFTRIFKKYTTVTPKQFRDSQHIPYFRYNLPNAK, encoded by the coding sequence ATGAATATTATCGCAGTGCCAACTATTCAAGAAACTATTTCTAAGATTTTCATGAATGAAAACGAAACTTTAAGCCAATATGAAGGGGTAGAAAAGTTTTACGAAATTGAAACTCAACTGATTTATGAAATACATCACTTAGAAAAAGAACGCGCTAAGCAAACATTGAGAGTGTTGATCGATTTAATCGCGGTGCGTTCTGGAAAAGATACCATCCGCCAAGTCCGCAATTACTATATTGTGCTGTCTTCAGTAATGGCTCGCAAATTATATGAAATGCGAGTTCCGCCAAAGAAAGCGTTCGCTTTTAATGTGGCCTGTGTAGAGCTAGTGGAAAACCATATGAATGACTCGGAGTTCCTTTACGTAGCAGATGAATTGATCGAGTTCTTTACTTCGATAATCTCTGAGCGCAAACAGCCTTCTTTTGGCCATCAGACTGTAAACAAAGTCGTGATGTTTATTAATGATGAAGTAGAGCGCGACTTGTCAGTGGAAGATATTGCAAAGCATTTCAGTATTTCCACAAGCCATTTGTCCCGGATTTTCAGAGAACACGCAGGTATAACCTTAGTGGAATATTTGAATGTGCGGCGTGTTGAAGAGTCGCAGTATTATCTGCGCCATTCGGATAAAGGAATTTCTGATATTTCCAAGCAGTTTCATTTCTGCAACCAAAGTTATTTCACGAGAATCTTTAAAAAATACACGACGGTCACGCCAAAGCAGTTCCGTGACAGTCAGCATATTCCGTACTTCCGCTATAATTTGCCAAATGCGAAATAA
- the yidC gene encoding membrane protein insertase YidC, whose product MKKKIALLSLLAVSVLILSGCSAVENKEGFFYTIFVAPFDFSLDYLGALFNGSYGLAIVAITVIIRLVLMPFMLRTYKRQQGMKVKMDRLRPEMEDIQKRLKETKDKEEQMKIQQEMMGLYKKHDVNPLNMGCLPVIIQMPIVMGLYFAILYSPDVKSHEFLWFNLGSPDILMTLIAGAVYFFQARVSLWTMPEQQQKQMKMFIYISPIMIMFVSFTSMAALPVYWAVGGILLIIQTFIGRKFYSNHPEVALESVEEKK is encoded by the coding sequence GTGAAAAAGAAAATTGCATTGCTGTCGTTATTAGCGGTATCCGTACTAATTTTGAGCGGCTGTTCCGCAGTCGAGAACAAAGAAGGATTTTTCTATACAATTTTTGTTGCACCATTTGATTTTTCCCTCGATTATTTAGGGGCTTTGTTTAATGGGAGCTATGGGTTGGCGATTGTGGCCATTACGGTGATTATCCGCCTTGTGTTAATGCCGTTTATGCTGCGCACATACAAGCGCCAGCAAGGAATGAAAGTGAAAATGGACCGTTTGCGTCCTGAGATGGAAGATATCCAAAAACGTTTAAAAGAGACAAAAGACAAAGAAGAACAAATGAAAATTCAGCAGGAAATGATGGGCCTTTACAAAAAGCACGATGTCAATCCGCTGAATATGGGCTGTTTGCCGGTAATTATTCAAATGCCGATTGTCATGGGACTTTATTTTGCGATTTTGTATTCTCCTGATGTAAAATCTCATGAATTCCTTTGGTTTAATTTAGGGTCTCCTGATATTTTGATGACACTGATTGCGGGAGCAGTTTATTTCTTCCAGGCACGCGTGTCGTTATGGACAATGCCGGAACAACAGCAAAAACAAATGAAGATGTTCATTTACATCTCGCCGATCATGATCATGTTTGTGTCATTTACCTCGATGGCGGCATTGCCTGTTTATTGGGCAGTCGGCGGTATCCTGTTGATCATCCAGACATTCATCGGACGCAAATTCTACTCGAATCATCCAGAAGTTGCATTAGAATCTGTGGAAGAGAAAAAATAA
- a CDS encoding 3-phenylpropionate MFS transporter, whose product MNNQKWLSLNFFAFFFTWGVFLPYWTAWLTNEKELSVSSASLILGAGMVARALSTLLFFPLLTRIMSLRRLMQLLAIASVAILALYIPANSYFMLFAITFAFNMVYPNILPGMESGATVLMQMEGIHYGKSRSYGSLGYTIALLIVGGATALWQESAILWVMLAGLAFMAVSLSATSPPPLRIKPKPRNPDGEAATAQLLKSKSFLTLLAVATLLQGAHAAYYSYGFLYLQDVGVNSFYIGLILNIAILFEILFFAKADTLFKSWPVSSMLLLAGAGSTLRWILIFLFPSVWVFIFSQALHALSFGAAHFAFIQYIFQKLAPSQIPAAQGMYAAIAMSLSVAFLTVAGGFLYEISPGLSFLGMASFSLPAIIAVLLTRKKFYY is encoded by the coding sequence ATGAACAATCAAAAATGGCTGTCTCTTAATTTTTTCGCCTTCTTTTTCACATGGGGTGTTTTTCTGCCGTATTGGACCGCTTGGTTGACCAATGAAAAAGAATTGAGCGTTTCATCTGCAAGCCTTATTCTCGGAGCTGGCATGGTCGCCCGTGCCTTGTCGACTTTACTGTTCTTCCCTTTATTGACACGCATTATGTCATTAAGGCGGTTGATGCAGCTGCTTGCCATTGCCTCTGTTGCCATTCTAGCTTTATACATACCCGCAAATTCCTACTTTATGCTTTTCGCCATAACATTCGCCTTTAATATGGTTTATCCCAATATATTGCCGGGAATGGAAAGTGGAGCAACCGTCCTGATGCAAATGGAGGGAATCCATTATGGAAAAAGCCGGTCATACGGCTCGCTCGGATACACGATTGCTTTATTGATTGTAGGGGGCGCTACTGCGCTTTGGCAGGAAAGCGCCATATTGTGGGTCATGCTCGCAGGGCTGGCTTTTATGGCTGTGTCTTTATCAGCCACTTCCCCGCCTCCTTTGCGAATCAAACCCAAACCCAGAAATCCAGACGGCGAGGCTGCAACTGCACAATTACTGAAATCCAAGTCTTTCCTGACACTGCTCGCCGTTGCCACTTTACTCCAAGGAGCGCATGCAGCTTATTATAGTTACGGCTTTCTTTATTTACAAGATGTAGGTGTCAACAGTTTCTATATTGGCCTTATCCTGAATATCGCGATTTTATTTGAAATTCTTTTTTTCGCGAAAGCGGATACTTTGTTCAAGAGCTGGCCTGTCTCTTCGATGCTGTTGCTGGCAGGTGCTGGTTCCACTTTACGCTGGATTTTGATTTTTCTATTCCCTTCGGTTTGGGTATTCATTTTTTCACAAGCGCTTCATGCTTTGTCATTTGGAGCAGCCCATTTTGCATTTATCCAGTATATATTCCAAAAACTTGCGCCATCCCAAATTCCAGCGGCCCAAGGAATGTATGCGGCGATTGCAATGAGTTTAAGTGTTGCCTTCTTGACTGTAGCCGGTGGCTTCCTGTATGAAATTTCTCCCGGTCTTTCTTTTTTAGGCATGGCCAGTTTTTCATTGCCTGCTATCATTGCGGTTTTATTGACCCGAAAGAAATTTTATTATTAA